From a region of the Myxococcus fulvus genome:
- a CDS encoding type 1 glutamine amidotransferase: MRAVVYQHEEHEGVGLLGPALTEVGFTLVHRFRAVRHEDVDAELVVVMGGPMGVYEADQHPFLRDESSILMERLAHERPCLGICLGAQLLADAAGAEVFPGKNGFEVGVGQVRWTPEALKDPVIAGARPRGTVAHWHGDTYKAVPGATLLASTDRYTQQAFRLGNSYGFQFHLELTARELGRWFELGADDLAQRQKDVTELVSQLPKLEAAEPENRELLQRLARHFAQAVR; this comes from the coding sequence ATGCGCGCGGTGGTGTATCAGCACGAGGAGCACGAGGGCGTCGGCCTGCTGGGCCCCGCGTTGACGGAGGTGGGCTTCACGCTGGTCCACCGCTTCCGCGCCGTCCGGCACGAGGACGTGGACGCGGAGCTGGTCGTGGTGATGGGCGGCCCCATGGGCGTCTACGAAGCCGACCAGCACCCGTTCCTGCGCGACGAGAGCTCCATCCTCATGGAGCGGCTGGCCCATGAGCGCCCGTGCCTGGGCATCTGCCTGGGCGCGCAATTGCTCGCGGACGCGGCGGGCGCGGAGGTCTTCCCCGGGAAGAACGGCTTCGAGGTCGGCGTGGGACAGGTGCGCTGGACGCCGGAGGCCCTGAAGGACCCCGTCATCGCCGGTGCGCGCCCGCGCGGCACCGTGGCCCACTGGCACGGGGACACGTACAAGGCCGTGCCCGGCGCGACGCTGCTCGCGTCCACGGACCGCTACACGCAGCAGGCCTTCCGGCTGGGCAACTCCTACGGCTTCCAGTTCCATCTGGAGCTGACGGCGCGCGAGCTGGGACGCTGGTTCGAGCTGGGCGCCGACGACCTGGCGCAACGCCAGAAGGATGTAACGGAGCTCGTGAGCCAGCTCCCCAAGCTCGAGGCCGCGGAGCCGGAGAACCGTGAGCTGCTGCAACGACTCGCGCGTCACTTCGCTCAGGCTGTTCGCTGA
- the tesB gene encoding acyl-CoA thioesterase II, with protein MSRVLDELLELLKLEVIEENLFRGKSQDLGFRQLFGGQVLGQALSAASQTVETARHVHSLHGYFLRPGDASQPVVYTVDRVRDGGSISTRRIVAIQKGQPIFTMMASFHGDEPGYAHQSPMPAVPPPEGLPTDLELLKRQVDRIPARLREKILCDKPIEMRPVDYMDPFHPVPGEPRKAVWIRADGALPDDPQVHKYVLAYASDFNLISTALLPHAASFFQPHVVGASLDHALWFHGDLKVNDWLLYVMDSPWSGNARGLSRGSVYTREGRLVASVAQEGLLRILKGDKPAR; from the coding sequence ATGAGCCGCGTCCTGGACGAGCTGCTGGAGCTCCTCAAGCTGGAAGTCATCGAGGAAAACCTTTTTCGCGGGAAGAGCCAGGATTTAGGCTTCCGTCAGCTCTTCGGCGGGCAGGTGCTGGGACAGGCCCTGTCGGCGGCGAGCCAGACGGTGGAGACCGCGCGGCACGTGCACTCGCTGCACGGCTACTTCCTGCGGCCCGGCGACGCGAGCCAGCCCGTCGTCTACACGGTGGACCGGGTGCGCGACGGCGGCAGCATCAGCACGCGGCGCATCGTCGCCATCCAGAAGGGGCAGCCCATCTTCACGATGATGGCGTCCTTCCACGGCGACGAGCCCGGGTACGCGCACCAGTCGCCCATGCCGGCGGTGCCGCCTCCCGAGGGGCTGCCCACGGACCTGGAGCTGCTCAAGCGCCAGGTGGACCGCATCCCCGCGCGGCTGCGCGAGAAGATCCTCTGCGACAAGCCCATCGAGATGCGGCCGGTGGACTACATGGACCCGTTCCATCCGGTGCCGGGAGAGCCTCGCAAGGCCGTGTGGATTCGCGCGGACGGGGCGCTCCCGGATGACCCGCAGGTGCACAAGTACGTGCTCGCGTACGCGTCCGACTTCAACCTCATCAGCACCGCGCTGCTGCCGCACGCGGCCAGCTTCTTCCAGCCCCACGTCGTCGGCGCGAGCCTGGACCACGCGCTCTGGTTCCATGGGGACCTGAAGGTGAACGACTGGCTTTTGTACGTCATGGACAGCCCGTGGTCCGGCAACGCGCGCGGCCTGTCGCGCGGCTCCGTGTACACGCGCGAGGGAAGGCTCGTCGCGTCCGTGGCGCAGGAGGGGCTGTTGCGCATCCTGAAGGGTGACAAGCCCGCGCGCTGA
- a CDS encoding M28 family metallopeptidase — translation MRTPHLLTTLCLLPSLALGAEPAAPVSDAERWWGHVRHLADDAMQGRDTGSEGHRKAAAYVAEQLAALGVKPGAGDSYLQEVPLVSRQLVEAKSSLALVRDGTATPLVIGQDAIISPRSGEAGSVEAPMVFVGHGLSIPEAGHDDLAGVDLKGKIAVYLQGGPAQVSGPLRAHHSSQAERTKALKKAGAIGTVMLLNPKLEETPWSRTAASRHQKAMTFADPALDESTGLKVGVSVNAAHAQKLFAGAPHSFQDILKRANANQPMPRFELPARLKASSERVSSRTTSPNVVGLLPGSDPALAGEYVVLTAHLDHVGVGQAVKGDNLYNGAMDNATGVAAVLEVARALQARKPGRSVLFVLVTGEEKGLLGSRYFALRPTVPADKLVANFNLDMFLPLFAFERVVAYGQEESNLAAPLAQVASQHGVKLMPDPEPSRLLFIRSDQYSFIRQGVPALSFKFGYAPGSAEERAFKSWYTRHYHAPSDDLSQPLHKEGAVKFVRMLADLTLAVANAPERPRWNDNSFFLRFAPTKANATPSLSNP, via the coding sequence TTGCGCACACCCCACCTGCTGACGACGTTGTGCTTGTTGCCCTCGCTGGCCCTCGGCGCCGAGCCCGCCGCGCCTGTGTCCGACGCGGAGCGCTGGTGGGGCCATGTCCGCCACCTCGCGGACGACGCGATGCAGGGACGGGACACCGGCAGCGAGGGCCATCGCAAGGCCGCGGCCTACGTGGCCGAGCAGCTGGCGGCGCTCGGCGTGAAGCCCGGGGCCGGTGACAGCTACCTCCAGGAGGTGCCGCTCGTCTCCCGGCAGCTCGTCGAAGCGAAGTCGAGCCTGGCGTTGGTGCGCGATGGAACCGCCACGCCGCTGGTCATCGGTCAGGACGCCATCATCTCCCCGCGCTCGGGCGAGGCGGGCTCGGTGGAGGCGCCCATGGTCTTCGTGGGCCACGGCCTGTCCATTCCGGAGGCGGGCCATGACGACCTGGCCGGCGTGGACTTGAAGGGGAAGATCGCCGTGTATCTCCAGGGCGGCCCGGCCCAGGTCTCCGGCCCGCTGCGCGCGCACCACAGCTCCCAGGCCGAGCGCACGAAGGCGCTGAAGAAGGCGGGCGCCATCGGCACGGTGATGCTGCTCAACCCGAAGCTCGAGGAGACGCCGTGGTCGCGCACCGCCGCGTCGCGCCACCAGAAGGCGATGACCTTCGCGGACCCGGCGCTGGACGAGAGCACGGGCCTGAAAGTGGGCGTCTCCGTCAACGCGGCCCACGCGCAGAAGCTGTTCGCCGGCGCGCCGCACTCGTTCCAGGACATCCTGAAGCGGGCGAACGCGAACCAGCCGATGCCGCGCTTCGAGCTGCCCGCGCGCCTGAAGGCCAGCTCCGAGCGCGTGTCCTCACGGACGACGTCGCCCAATGTCGTGGGCCTGCTGCCCGGGAGCGACCCGGCCCTGGCCGGCGAGTACGTGGTGCTCACCGCGCACCTGGACCACGTGGGCGTGGGGCAGGCGGTGAAGGGTGACAACCTCTACAACGGCGCCATGGACAACGCGACGGGCGTGGCCGCGGTGCTGGAGGTGGCGCGCGCGCTCCAGGCCCGGAAGCCGGGGCGCTCCGTGCTCTTCGTGCTGGTGACGGGCGAGGAGAAGGGCCTGCTCGGCTCGCGCTACTTCGCGCTGCGCCCCACGGTGCCCGCGGACAAGCTGGTCGCCAACTTCAACCTGGACATGTTCCTGCCGCTGTTCGCCTTCGAGCGCGTCGTCGCGTACGGCCAGGAGGAGTCCAACCTCGCGGCGCCGCTGGCCCAGGTCGCCTCCCAGCACGGCGTGAAGCTGATGCCGGACCCGGAGCCCAGCCGGCTGCTCTTCATCCGCAGCGACCAGTACTCCTTCATCCGCCAGGGCGTGCCGGCCCTGTCCTTCAAGTTCGGCTACGCGCCGGGCTCCGCCGAGGAGCGCGCCTTCAAGAGCTGGTACACGCGCCACTACCACGCGCCGTCGGATGACCTGTCGCAGCCCCTCCACAAGGAGGGCGCCGTGAAGTTCGTCCGCATGCTCGCGGACCTGACGCTCGCGGTGGCCAATGCTCCGGAGCGCCCGCGCTGGAACGACAACAGCTTCTTCCTGCGCTTCGCGCCCACGAAGGCAAACGCGACCCCCTCCCTGAGCAATCCGTGA
- a CDS encoding bile acid:sodium symporter family protein, with protein MFTAVLIPLSLAVIMLGLGLSLTLADFKRVIVYPRAVIVGLVCQMLVLPAGGVLIAHAFGLGPELAVGLMLLAASPGGATANLFSHLARGDVALNITLTAVNSALTLVTLPLIVNFSLNHFMGEDRAVPMQFAKVLQVFIIVLGPVSIGMLVRSRKPQVALKLDKPIRILSAAFLAVVIAAAVYQERQNIGAYFQQVGLAALSFNLLSMGVGFVTPLLFRLPRRQAVAIGMEIGIHNGILAMTIAMSPLLLGNATMAIPPAIYSIIMYFTAAAFGYAVTRRHADEQDSPAATPSRP; from the coding sequence GTGTTCACCGCGGTTCTGATTCCACTGTCGTTGGCCGTCATCATGCTCGGCCTGGGACTGTCGCTGACGCTCGCGGACTTCAAGCGCGTCATCGTCTACCCGCGAGCGGTGATCGTGGGGCTCGTGTGCCAGATGCTGGTGCTTCCCGCCGGCGGTGTGCTCATTGCCCATGCCTTCGGACTGGGACCGGAGCTGGCGGTGGGGCTGATGTTGCTGGCGGCCTCCCCCGGCGGCGCCACGGCGAACCTCTTCAGCCACCTGGCCCGCGGTGACGTGGCCCTCAACATCACGCTCACGGCGGTGAACAGCGCGCTGACGCTGGTGACGCTGCCGCTCATCGTGAACTTCTCGCTCAACCACTTCATGGGCGAGGACCGCGCGGTGCCCATGCAGTTCGCCAAGGTGCTGCAGGTCTTCATCATCGTGCTGGGGCCGGTGAGCATCGGCATGCTGGTGCGCTCGAGGAAGCCCCAGGTGGCGCTCAAGCTGGACAAGCCCATCCGCATCCTGTCCGCCGCGTTCCTGGCGGTGGTCATCGCCGCGGCCGTGTACCAGGAGCGCCAGAACATCGGCGCGTACTTCCAGCAGGTGGGCCTGGCGGCGCTGAGCTTCAACCTGTTGAGCATGGGCGTGGGCTTCGTGACGCCGCTGCTGTTCCGCCTCCCCCGGCGTCAGGCGGTGGCCATCGGCATGGAGATCGGCATCCACAACGGCATCCTCGCGATGACCATTGCGATGAGCCCGCTGCTGTTGGGCAATGCCACCATGGCCATCCCGCCGGCCATCTACAGCATCATCATGTATTTCACGGCCGCGGCGTTCGGCTACGCGGTGACGCGACGCCACGCGGACGAGCAGGACTCTCCCGCCGCAACCCCCAGTCGTCCCTGA
- a CDS encoding FKBP-type peptidyl-prolyl cis-trans isomerase — MKIAKDSVVSIDFKLHLGDGKLIDESEPGDPLVYLQGHEEVVPGLEKALEGKAKGDSLSVVIPPEDGYGPHDPEGLEEVPRDEFPEGLTLEEGGILTATDPEGDEVDLLVKEIKGDTVVVDYNHPLAGKTLHFQLTVADVRAATAEELEHGHAHGPDSHH, encoded by the coding sequence ATGAAAATCGCGAAGGACAGTGTCGTCTCCATCGACTTCAAGCTTCACCTCGGCGATGGAAAGCTCATTGACGAGAGCGAGCCGGGAGACCCGCTCGTCTACCTGCAGGGCCACGAGGAGGTCGTCCCCGGCCTGGAGAAGGCCCTGGAGGGCAAGGCGAAGGGAGACAGCCTGTCGGTCGTCATCCCCCCCGAGGACGGCTACGGGCCGCATGACCCCGAGGGCCTCGAGGAGGTCCCCCGTGACGAGTTCCCGGAAGGCCTGACGCTCGAGGAGGGCGGCATCCTCACCGCCACGGACCCCGAGGGCGACGAGGTCGACCTGCTCGTGAAGGAGATCAAGGGCGACACCGTGGTGGTGGACTACAACCACCCGCTCGCCGGCAAGACGCTGCACTTCCAGCTGACCGTGGCCGACGTTCGCGCCGCCACGGCCGAGGAGCTGGAGCACGGCCACGCGCACGGCCCGGACAGCCACCACTGA
- a CDS encoding ribonuclease H-like domain-containing protein: MDLKRKLARLTGVGPGGKPASRMATLPEPSGEGRAPTGNVADGPGEANTFAPASPPTTVSHEDALLAPVPAEEGAKVEARGDVSLATVRPAPSQPVATSPQVSLAPARPSDPRIESLRRMLADWSERQGQTAARRGPTQPRPPPGPLPVVAQETPHGTVHVSERLLPPDHHHGSAPVAGALDVEGALVARLALHEDLAGVDYQRMLFLDTETTGLAGGTGTVPFLVGLAWFEGRSLRVHQLFLRKLGEEAPMLRVLAARMAQSSCIVTFNGKSFDWPLLRTRFVLNRVKAPAELPHLDLLHCARRVFKHRGAGTRLVHMEEQVLGLRRVDDVDGSLIPDLYFRYLRGGDGASLTPVLEHNANDLLLLAALLGEMVRRFRAGDGTAVPRDEDPRDLLGFASVALRAGDHTRARAFARAATRGSGTVGMEAHALASRLARMAGEPEAAADHLHQALQSARGFQAASLHLELTKLYEHALKDLAAALRHARLSAAAELPEDHRRRIVRLEGRIDRSTRARALDLGARPPRPGP, from the coding sequence GTGGACCTCAAGCGAAAGCTGGCGCGACTGACGGGCGTGGGCCCCGGCGGCAAGCCCGCGAGCCGCATGGCCACCCTTCCGGAGCCCTCGGGCGAAGGGAGGGCACCCACGGGGAACGTCGCGGATGGTCCAGGCGAGGCGAACACCTTCGCTCCTGCTTCACCGCCGACGACGGTTTCGCACGAGGACGCGCTCCTTGCGCCTGTCCCGGCCGAGGAGGGCGCGAAGGTGGAAGCGCGAGGCGACGTCTCCCTCGCGACGGTCCGGCCCGCTCCGTCTCAGCCCGTTGCCACATCACCCCAGGTCTCCCTGGCCCCCGCGCGCCCGAGCGATCCGCGCATCGAGTCCCTCCGGCGGATGCTCGCGGACTGGTCCGAGCGCCAGGGGCAGACGGCCGCGCGCCGGGGCCCCACCCAGCCTCGTCCTCCTCCTGGCCCGCTGCCCGTCGTGGCCCAGGAGACGCCCCACGGCACCGTCCACGTCTCCGAGCGCCTCCTGCCCCCGGACCACCACCACGGCAGCGCCCCCGTGGCCGGCGCCCTCGACGTGGAGGGCGCCCTGGTCGCCCGGCTCGCGCTCCACGAGGACCTGGCCGGCGTGGACTACCAGCGCATGCTCTTCCTCGACACGGAGACCACGGGCCTCGCCGGCGGCACCGGCACCGTGCCGTTCCTCGTGGGCCTCGCCTGGTTCGAGGGACGCTCGCTGCGCGTCCATCAGCTCTTCCTGCGCAAGCTCGGCGAAGAGGCGCCCATGCTGCGCGTGCTCGCCGCGCGCATGGCCCAGTCCTCCTGCATCGTCACCTTCAACGGCAAGAGCTTCGACTGGCCCCTCTTGCGCACGCGCTTCGTCCTCAACCGCGTGAAGGCCCCCGCCGAGCTGCCCCACCTGGACCTGCTCCACTGCGCCCGCCGCGTCTTCAAGCACCGGGGCGCTGGCACCCGCCTGGTCCACATGGAGGAGCAGGTGCTCGGCCTGCGCCGCGTCGACGACGTGGACGGCTCGCTCATCCCGGACCTGTACTTCCGCTACCTGCGCGGCGGCGACGGCGCCTCGCTGACACCCGTGCTCGAGCACAACGCCAACGACCTCCTCCTCCTCGCCGCCCTCCTGGGCGAGATGGTCCGCCGCTTCCGCGCCGGTGACGGGACCGCCGTTCCCCGGGACGAGGACCCCAGGGACCTGCTCGGCTTCGCCAGCGTGGCGCTCCGGGCGGGAGACCACACCCGGGCGCGGGCCTTCGCGCGGGCGGCGACACGCGGCTCCGGCACCGTGGGCATGGAGGCCCACGCCCTGGCCTCGCGCCTGGCCCGCATGGCCGGCGAGCCCGAGGCCGCCGCGGACCACCTGCACCAGGCCCTCCAGTCCGCCCGGGGCTTCCAGGCGGCGAGCCTGCACCTGGAACTGACCAAGCTCTACGAGCACGCCCTCAAGGACCTCGCGGCCGCGCTGCGCCACGCCCGACTCTCGGCGGCGGCGGAGTTGCCGGAGGACCACCGGCGCCGCATCGTTCGCCTGGAGGGCCGAATCGACCGGAGCACGCGAGCCCGCGCGCTGGACCTGGGCGCCCGCCCACCACGCCCCGGCCCCTGA
- a CDS encoding DEAD/DEAH box helicase, translating into MKFEKEEGAFGGPRRTPWNAPRGLDSVLQQWKADRGLSPCFSLDEATPARVGSFAPIPEDVAPQVREALRQRGVEQLFSHQAEAFRLARAGRNLVIATPTASGKSLCYNLPLLDRFAREPQARALYLFPTKALSRDQEESLRAFMREAGLTHGAITFDGDTPADARRAARERGGVLLTNPDMLHTGILPHHASWARLFSNLRYVVIDELHTYRGVFGSHLANVLRRLRRVARFHGSDPVFIAASATIGNPQAHARRMLGCDVELVAESGAPAGERRVMVFNPPVVNAELGIRASYLKTAVRLTSDLVRAGVSTLLFGQSRNNIEVMLKYLRDRFVEEKLDPSRIQGYRGGYLPGTRRATEAALRAGDVRCVVATNALELGIDIGSLDAVVCAGYPGSVAALMQRFGRAGRRGAGSLALLVTSSAPLDQYMAADPRFLIGAPVEHARIDPDNVEILVQHLKCASFELPFEEGEAFGDVPAESTAEALGFLAQHQVVHPTAGEGGRRVFHWSSDAYPANHVSLRSVGWDNVVIIERGTDRTLAEMDFRSAHTMLHEQAIYQHEAEQYQVEQFDYENHKAFVRKVAPDYFTDAMTYVRVNVIQEDQGAPVGPSLQAGMGEVSVIEKVVGYKKIKYHTHENVGYGEVALPEMQMHTTALWLTVPESVVRSMKAPRPAVIDALRGIATALRTVACVGLMIDPRDIGKTLGSRDDADGPPRKDGGVGFDPTIFLYDNIPGGVGLAARLYDQRDELLVRARRLLESCACEEGCPACIGPASGVMPGQAPVDPHPRKRLGLEVLSLLGVAGVQ; encoded by the coding sequence ATGAAGTTCGAGAAGGAAGAAGGGGCCTTTGGTGGCCCGCGTCGCACCCCGTGGAACGCCCCCCGGGGGTTGGACTCCGTGCTCCAGCAATGGAAGGCGGACCGGGGCCTGTCGCCCTGCTTCTCGCTCGACGAGGCCACCCCCGCCCGGGTCGGCTCGTTCGCGCCCATCCCCGAGGACGTGGCCCCCCAGGTGCGCGAGGCGCTCCGCCAGCGAGGCGTCGAGCAGCTCTTCTCCCACCAGGCCGAGGCCTTCCGCCTGGCCCGCGCCGGCAGGAACCTGGTCATCGCCACGCCCACCGCCTCGGGCAAGAGCCTCTGCTACAACCTGCCGCTGTTGGATCGCTTCGCCCGGGAGCCCCAGGCGCGCGCCCTCTACCTGTTCCCCACCAAGGCGCTGTCGAGAGATCAGGAGGAGTCGCTCCGGGCCTTCATGCGTGAGGCCGGGCTGACGCACGGCGCGATCACCTTCGACGGGGACACACCGGCGGACGCACGCCGCGCCGCCCGGGAGCGCGGGGGCGTGCTGCTCACCAACCCCGACATGCTCCACACGGGCATCCTCCCGCACCACGCGAGCTGGGCTCGTTTGTTCTCCAACCTGCGCTACGTGGTCATCGACGAGCTGCACACGTATCGGGGCGTCTTCGGCTCGCACCTGGCGAACGTGCTGCGCCGGCTGCGTCGGGTGGCGCGCTTCCATGGCTCGGACCCGGTGTTCATCGCGGCGTCGGCGACCATCGGCAATCCGCAGGCGCACGCGCGGCGGATGCTCGGGTGTGACGTGGAGCTGGTGGCGGAGAGCGGAGCGCCGGCGGGGGAGCGGCGGGTGATGGTGTTCAACCCGCCCGTGGTCAACGCGGAGCTGGGCATCCGCGCCAGCTATCTCAAGACGGCGGTGCGGCTGACGTCGGACCTGGTGCGCGCGGGCGTGTCCACGCTGCTGTTCGGACAGTCGCGCAACAACATCGAGGTGATGCTCAAGTACCTGCGCGACCGGTTCGTCGAGGAGAAGCTGGATCCGTCGCGCATCCAGGGCTACCGGGGCGGCTATCTGCCGGGGACGCGGCGGGCGACGGAGGCGGCGCTGCGCGCGGGGGACGTGCGGTGTGTCGTCGCGACGAACGCGCTGGAGCTGGGCATCGACATCGGCTCGCTGGACGCGGTGGTATGCGCGGGGTACCCGGGCTCGGTGGCGGCGCTGATGCAGCGCTTCGGCCGCGCGGGACGTCGTGGCGCGGGGAGCCTGGCGTTGCTGGTGACGTCGAGCGCGCCGCTGGACCAGTACATGGCTGCGGACCCGCGCTTCCTCATCGGTGCGCCGGTGGAGCACGCGCGCATCGACCCGGACAACGTGGAGATCCTCGTCCAGCACCTCAAGTGCGCGTCGTTCGAGCTGCCGTTCGAGGAGGGCGAGGCCTTCGGCGACGTGCCGGCGGAGTCGACGGCGGAGGCGCTGGGGTTCCTGGCGCAGCACCAGGTGGTGCATCCGACGGCGGGGGAGGGTGGCCGGCGCGTGTTCCACTGGTCCTCGGATGCGTATCCGGCGAACCACGTGTCACTGCGCAGCGTGGGCTGGGACAACGTGGTCATCATCGAGCGCGGCACGGACCGCACGCTGGCGGAGATGGACTTCCGCTCGGCGCACACGATGTTGCACGAGCAGGCCATCTATCAGCACGAGGCCGAGCAGTATCAGGTCGAGCAGTTCGACTACGAGAACCACAAGGCCTTCGTGCGCAAGGTGGCGCCGGACTACTTCACGGACGCGATGACGTACGTGCGCGTGAATGTCATCCAGGAGGACCAGGGGGCGCCCGTGGGCCCGTCGCTCCAGGCCGGCATGGGCGAGGTGAGCGTCATCGAGAAGGTGGTGGGGTACAAGAAGATCAAGTACCACACGCATGAGAACGTGGGTTACGGCGAGGTGGCGCTGCCGGAGATGCAGATGCACACCACGGCGCTGTGGCTGACGGTGCCGGAGTCGGTGGTGCGCTCGATGAAGGCGCCCCGGCCCGCGGTCATCGACGCGCTGCGAGGCATCGCCACGGCGCTGCGCACGGTGGCGTGCGTGGGGTTGATGATCGATCCTCGGGACATCGGCAAGACGCTGGGCAGCCGCGATGACGCGGACGGGCCGCCTCGCAAGGATGGCGGGGTGGGGTTCGATCCGACCATCTTCCTCTACGACAACATCCCTGGCGGCGTGGGGCTGGCGGCGCGGCTGTATGACCAGCGCGACGAGCTGCTCGTGCGCGCGCGGCGACTGCTGGAGTCCTGCGCGTGTGAAGAGGGCTGCCCGGCGTGCATCGGTCCGGCGTCGGGTGTCATGCCGGGACAGGCGCCCGTGGACCCGCATCCGCGCAAGCGCCTGGGGCTCGAGGTGCTGAGCCTGCTCGGCGTCGCGGGCGTGCAGTAG
- a CDS encoding SLC13 family permease, protein MALAIFLFTYVFIAGARLPFLKLDRPGGALLGAVLMVVFGVVSPAEVFNHSEATARHAIDADTIVLLLGMMLLAAYMSQAAVFRTAGAWAVRRARTPRLLLIAVTFISAVLSAFLVNDTVCLMLTPLVLATVDDAKLPPVPYLLAVCMGSNSGSVATFTGNPQNMLIQGASGISYASFAAYMAVPALLSTVIVAAALVYLFRNELSTKRFEPQPPPPPVDRWLLVLTLTVTAGVIVAFFAGLPMSWSALAGAALVMALSRREPREALERVDWVLLLFFASLFVVVYGVNKHGWAEEIRLIFAPLMAGPQWRETLGFAGLTLVASNLFSNVPFVMLARSWVPTLQNVELGWHVLALGSTLAGNLTLVGSVANLIVFEAARGKVDMSFMRYLRVGLPVTLVSFVVGIAVLLAEHALF, encoded by the coding sequence GTGGCCCTCGCCATCTTCCTGTTCACCTACGTCTTCATCGCCGGCGCCCGGCTCCCCTTCCTCAAGCTCGACCGCCCCGGAGGCGCGCTGCTCGGCGCGGTCCTCATGGTGGTGTTCGGCGTCGTCTCGCCCGCGGAGGTCTTCAATCACAGCGAGGCCACCGCCAGGCACGCCATCGACGCGGACACCATCGTCCTGCTGCTCGGGATGATGCTGCTGGCCGCGTACATGTCCCAGGCCGCCGTCTTCCGCACGGCCGGCGCCTGGGCGGTACGGCGCGCCCGCACGCCCCGCCTGTTGTTGATTGCCGTGACGTTCATCTCCGCGGTGCTGTCCGCATTCCTGGTCAACGACACGGTGTGCTTGATGCTCACGCCGCTGGTGCTCGCGACCGTGGATGACGCGAAGCTGCCGCCCGTGCCGTACCTGCTCGCGGTGTGCATGGGCAGCAACAGCGGATCGGTGGCCACCTTCACCGGCAACCCGCAGAACATGCTCATCCAGGGCGCGTCGGGAATCTCGTACGCGAGCTTCGCGGCGTACATGGCCGTGCCCGCGCTCCTGTCCACCGTCATCGTCGCCGCCGCGCTGGTGTACCTCTTCCGCAACGAGCTGAGCACGAAGCGCTTCGAGCCCCAGCCGCCACCGCCGCCCGTGGACCGCTGGCTCCTGGTGCTGACGCTCACGGTGACGGCGGGGGTCATCGTGGCCTTCTTCGCGGGGCTGCCCATGAGCTGGAGCGCGCTGGCCGGCGCCGCGCTCGTCATGGCGCTGTCCCGTCGTGAGCCGCGCGAGGCGCTCGAGCGCGTGGACTGGGTGCTGCTCTTGTTCTTCGCCAGCCTCTTCGTCGTGGTCTACGGCGTGAACAAGCACGGGTGGGCGGAGGAGATCCGCCTCATCTTCGCGCCGCTGATGGCGGGGCCGCAGTGGCGGGAGACGCTGGGCTTCGCGGGGCTGACGCTGGTGGCGTCCAACCTGTTCAGCAACGTGCCCTTCGTCATGCTCGCGCGCTCGTGGGTGCCCACGCTGCAGAACGTGGAGCTGGGCTGGCACGTGCTCGCCCTGGGCTCCACGCTGGCCGGCAACCTCACGCTCGTCGGCAGCGTCGCCAACCTCATCGTCTTCGAGGCGGCGCGCGGCAAGGTGGACATGTCCTTCATGCGCTACCTGCGCGTGGGGCTGCCCGTGACGCTCGTCAGCTTCGTGGTGGGAATCGCGGTGCTCCTCGCGGAGCACGCCCTGTTCTGA